Proteins encoded in a region of the Kwoniella shivajii chromosome 3, complete sequence genome:
- a CDS encoding fumarate hydratase, mitochondrial: protein MLNRVALRSATSLPKRQVSKSVYSPRTFITSASIMAEQKYRQEKDTFGPLQVPADRYWGAQTQRSLMNFDIGGPTERMPPPLIKAFGVLKKAAAHVNQTYGLPAEIAENISKAADEVISGKLIEEFPLVVFQTGSGTQTNMNVNEVISNRAIELMGGELGSKKPVHPNDHVNMSQSSNDTFPTAMHVAAVVEINESLIPALKELHDALEEKKKSFDHIIKIGRTHLQDATPLTLGQEFSGYVAQVAKGIGRVESTLENLSQLAQGGTAVGTGLNTKAGFDEKVAAEISKITGHKFITAPNKFEALAAHDAIVEASGALNTVAVSLMKIANDIRYLGSGPRCGLGELELPENEPGSSIMPGKVNPTQCEALTMVAAQVMGNNTTISIAGSYGQFELNVFKPVLIKNLLQSIRLLADGSRSFTKNCVVGIKANEEKIKKIMNESLMLATCLNSVLGYDDVAAIAKNAHKKGLTLKESALESGKITAEQFDAKVRPELMLGPDEV from the exons ATGTTGAACCGAGTCGCTCTTAGATCGGCTACCAGC CTTCCAAAAAGACAAGTATCAAAATCAGTCTATTCACCCCGAACATTTATCACCAGCGCATCCATCATGGCTGAACAAAAATACAGACAAGAAAAAGACACTTTTGGTCCTTTACAAGTGCCTGCTGATAGATACTGGGGAGCTCAAACCCAGAGAAGTTTGATGAATTTTGATATTG GTGGTCCCACCGAACGAATGCCTCCACCACTCATCAAAGCTTTCGGTGTACTCAAGAAAGCCGCTGCTCATGTCAACCAGACATATGGTCTTCCAGCTGAGATTGCTGAAAACATCTCCAAAGCAGCTGATGAAGTTATCTCTGGAAAATTGATCGAAGAATTCCCTTTGGTGGTCTTCCAAACTGGTTCAGGTACTCAAACCAACATGAACGTCAATGAAGTCATTTCAAACAGAGCTATTGAACTTATGGGAGGTGAACTTGGAAGTAAGAAGCCCGTACACCCAAATGATCACGTCAACATGTCTCAATCGTCCAACGATAC CTTCCCTACTGCTATGCACGTTGCTGCCGTTGTCGAAATCAACGAATCCCTCATCCCTGCTCTAAAAGAACTTCACGATGCCcttgaggagaagaaaaaatcTTTTGaccatatcatcaagatcgGTCGAACCCATTTACAAGATGCTACTCCTTTAACCCTTGGTCAAGAATTTAGTGGTTATGTGGCTCAAGTCGCTAAAGGTATTGGAAGAGTCGAATCCACACTCGAAAACTTGAGTCAACTTGCTCAAGGTGGTACTGCCGTCGGAACC GGTCTCAATACTAAAGCTGGATTCGACGAGAAGGTAGCTGCTGAGATCTCAAAGATTACCGGACACAAATTCATCACTGCCCccaacaag TTTGAAGCCCTCGCCGCTCATGATGCTATCGTCGAGGCTTCCGGTGCTCTGAACACCGTCGCTgtatcattgatgaagatcgCCAATGATATTCGATACCTTGGATCTGGACCTCGATGTGGTCTTGGTGAGCTTGAATTACCAGAGAATGAACCTGGATCTTCTATCATGCCTGGAAA AGTCAACCCAACTCAATGTGAAGCACTCACAATGGTAGCTGCTCAAGTCATGGGAAACAACACTACGATCTCAATAGCAGGTTCATATGGTCAATTCGAATTAAACGTCTTCAAACCTGTTTTGATCAAAAACCTCCTCCAATCTATTAGACTTTTGGCAGATGGTTCAAGAAGTTTCACCAAGAACTGTGTCGTAGGTATCAAAGCcaatgaagagaagatcaagaagatcatgaatGAAAGTTTGATGCT TGCAACCTGTTTGAACTCTGTCCTTGGTTACGATG ATGTCGCTGCTATTGCTAAGAACGCACACAAGAAGGGTCTCAC TCTCAAAGAATCAGCTCTTGAATCCGGTAAGATTACTGCTGAACAATTTGACGCCAAAGTGAGACCAGAAC TTATGTTGGGTCCTGATGAAGTATAA